The Alteribacter populi genomic sequence GTCGAAATCTAAATTTGTGTGTGACAAGATCACGTCCATCAAAAAACCACCCTTTCTCATTAGTTCCACCAATTGGTCTTTATTGTTTCCGTTTTATCGCTTTCATGCTAAAAAAAAGAAAGAATCATTAGAAAAACGCCCCCCAAGAGAGAGCGCTTTTCTAATTCACATCTTCCGAACTCGGAAATTACTTATCATCAATAGCGACAATGTAAGAATGATTAACATAAAAATAGCGGAGGTTATGGTATCTTTTAATAAAAAGCTAACTGTCAGAATACATCCAGCTGCAGTAATTGGTAATCCGACAAAAAAGCCTTCCTGCTCTGTTACATTGAATCTTGCAAGGCGAATAGCTCCACAAGCAATAAAGAGAATAGTTAGGAACATACCCGCTGCGGAAAATTGATGCAAAACAGATTGATAAACTAATAACGCAGGAGCAACACCAAATGATATAATATCACATAATGAATCCAATTGTTTTCCCATATCAGAAGTAATGTTTAATTTTCTGGCTACTTTACCATCCAAGCGGTCAAAAATAGCAGCTAAACAGATAAACGCGACACTCATGCCATATTGTCCTTGCAGTACAGCTAACATTGCAAAGCCACCTAGACCTAAATTTAAGATCGTTAAAAAATTGGCAGTATGACTGCGGAATTTTCGAAAGGTATTGTCGACGAAATACTGTAATAACGTCAACGACATCACTCCTCTAAACTGTTGGCTAACTTTTAGAGTGTGTTCAAAAAAGGAGGGCATTGATTGTGTGCTACGACGAGTATAAAAAAAGTGAAGAAGGAGCATCTTCTTTTCCGTTGCAACACTATGATTCTAAGATTTTTTGAACATCTTCTTTAAGAGCCAACTCTAATTAAATATTAATTTTATCATAAATCAAACTTGGAAACTACTAATTATTGTCATGAACTGATAAAAATAACGATTGATGAACTTATGGAGGAATCAACTTGAAGAAACAACTATATCGCACATTAATGGAACTTACGAAAAATCCTCTTCAATCTTGGGGAATTAAAACATTTGCGAGATCGAGGGCGAGTAAGCCTCTTGTTCGTTCTTTTACGAAAGTATATAACATCAACTTAGATGAATCGGCTAGAAACCTAGAAGATTTTGAAAACCTACAATCACTGTTTATTCGGAAACTAGACCCTTCAGCCCGGACGGTGGATCCTGCTACGAAATCTATTGTTAGCCCCGTAGATGGAACTCTTTCTGAAGTGGGAGAAATTCAATCGGATGCTACATTTACGATAAAAGGACAAACCTATGATGTAAGTGAGTTAGTTGGTTTAGAAAAGACAAGCGCCCGATATCTCGGAGGGACGTATATGCTCTTTTATTTAAGCCCAACTGATTACCATAGAATTCACAGTCCCGTTAACGGGAGGATCAGGAAGACATGGGCCCTGGGGAAGCACTCTTCTCCCGTGAATCCATTAGGACTAGCATTAGGTGACCGTGTGCTTGCAAAAAATTACCGGTTGCTAACAGAGATGAAAACAAAACAAGACAAGTGTGTTTGTATTGTAAAAATCGGAGCATTGAACGTTAACAGTATCCATACCAGTACGGCGCTGGAAAATGAGCATTTAGATAAAGGGGAAGAGTTGGCTTATTTTTCTTTTGGATCAAGTGTTATCTTACTATTTGAAAAAGGCTCTATTGAGCTGAATAGCTCATCTCGTGCTGATGGTAAAGTTCAACATGGCTCTCCTATTGGAAAAATACCTGAATCATTAATGAAAAATTAAGGCTGTTTTATAACGGTTGTTGTATTGTTTTTTTGAGTGATAGGCAAGGGGTGCTGCTGCAATGGCGGAGACTCCCTCAGGAAAAGTTGATATGGCGGGGGTCCGCCCGGATTTTGAGGCCCTAAAAAAATTTTTTGTACTCGCCTCCGACTGCCAAGGTCCACATAATTCTTGTAAATACATTTACTGTATTTAGAGATTACGCGTTGCGTTGGGAATGTGGGATACATTTCCATATATAGGTGTAATTCACACGAGAAAAACTCTGCTACAATCAGGTGACTTACCCTCCCATGTCTCCTGGCATCAAGTGCCTACATTCCTTCGTTGGGTCTTGCCTGACGCAGATCTCGGACTCTTACTCCTGCATGGACTGCCCTTTACTGGGCGTCTAAAGTCTCCGTCTTGCCGAATCTCTGTGCCTGTGTTGTCAAAGGTACATTAAAGCACTGTGAAGCCTTACGCTGCCTTGTTCTGAGGATAGTTGGAAGAGTCTATC encodes the following:
- the pssA gene encoding CDP-diacylglycerol--serine O-phosphatidyltransferase is translated as MTLLQYFVDNTFRKFRSHTANFLTILNLGLGGFAMLAVLQGQYGMSVAFICLAAIFDRLDGKVARKLNITSDMGKQLDSLCDIISFGVAPALLVYQSVLHQFSAAGMFLTILFIACGAIRLARFNVTEQEGFFVGLPITAAGCILTVSFLLKDTITSAIFMLIILTLSLLMISNFRVRKM
- a CDS encoding phosphatidylserine decarboxylase, with amino-acid sequence MKKQLYRTLMELTKNPLQSWGIKTFARSRASKPLVRSFTKVYNINLDESARNLEDFENLQSLFIRKLDPSARTVDPATKSIVSPVDGTLSEVGEIQSDATFTIKGQTYDVSELVGLEKTSARYLGGTYMLFYLSPTDYHRIHSPVNGRIRKTWALGKHSSPVNPLGLALGDRVLAKNYRLLTEMKTKQDKCVCIVKIGALNVNSIHTSTALENEHLDKGEELAYFSFGSSVILLFEKGSIELNSSSRADGKVQHGSPIGKIPESLMKN